In Gemmata obscuriglobus, a single genomic region encodes these proteins:
- the selB gene encoding selenocysteine-specific translation elongation factor → MRDLILGTAGHIDHGKTSLVKALTGIDCDRLPEEKARGITIDIGFAHLELGAVRLGIVDVPGHERFVKNMLAGATGIDLALLVVAADDSVMPQTREHLEILKLLRVRYGLIALTKADLVDETTREVVGLELRELVQGSFLEHAPIVHTSAHTGLGIAELRAALAGLCATVQQRTGAEWVRLPIDRAFVVQGHGTVVTGSIVSGSVATGDELEWHKGDGTSERVRVRGLNNHGRPVEAVRRGQRAAVNLAGVPHEAVRRGQELARPGYLAASKVVTVRLTVPADGPHAIKHRLPVRLHVGTAEVMATVSLLDCDTVPPGQWGLAQLFLEDPVTVVWGQPFVVRDSSAERTLGGGQVLQPSAAKVRRRHTEAIEQIERLWSDAPETRALATAWFAEFHGLTPDDLVRAAGAEPEHVELLVSGLISAGKLTPITLAANHTLLVHPDRIAELETRILGTLAVLHADHPLVTNHDRQKVLARLDYVGDEQLLQAVTDRLIRAKKVVGDARRIARADFKPKLSANQRKLKDKIVDAHAASGFTPPEPKEFANQAGGNAAALGDIFEVACAEGFLVRITSEFYLSAEAEAEMRRRVTERLTGGPGATVAEIRDLLGTTRKYAVPVCEYLDRIGLTRRAGDLRVLVR, encoded by the coding sequence ATGCGCGACCTGATCCTGGGCACAGCCGGACACATCGACCACGGCAAGACGTCACTGGTCAAAGCGCTCACCGGCATCGATTGCGACCGGCTCCCGGAAGAAAAGGCCCGCGGCATCACCATCGACATCGGGTTCGCGCACCTGGAACTCGGCGCCGTCCGGCTCGGCATCGTCGACGTGCCCGGTCACGAGCGGTTCGTCAAAAACATGCTCGCGGGTGCCACCGGCATCGATCTCGCGCTGCTGGTCGTGGCCGCGGACGACTCGGTCATGCCGCAAACCCGCGAGCACCTCGAAATCCTCAAACTGCTCCGGGTGCGATACGGGCTGATCGCGCTCACCAAGGCGGACCTCGTGGACGAAACCACGCGCGAGGTCGTCGGGCTGGAACTACGCGAGCTGGTTCAGGGTTCGTTCCTCGAACACGCGCCGATTGTCCACACCTCCGCCCACACCGGCCTCGGCATTGCGGAACTGCGCGCGGCGCTGGCGGGGTTGTGCGCCACGGTTCAACAGCGCACCGGGGCCGAATGGGTGCGGCTGCCGATCGACCGCGCGTTCGTTGTTCAAGGGCACGGCACGGTCGTCACCGGTTCCATCGTGTCGGGTTCGGTAGCAACCGGCGACGAACTGGAGTGGCACAAGGGGGACGGCACCTCGGAACGGGTGCGGGTGCGCGGGCTGAACAACCACGGCCGCCCGGTGGAGGCGGTGCGGCGCGGGCAGCGCGCCGCCGTGAACCTCGCGGGCGTGCCGCACGAGGCGGTGCGGCGCGGGCAGGAACTCGCCCGCCCCGGCTACCTCGCCGCGAGCAAGGTCGTGACCGTGCGGCTCACGGTTCCGGCCGACGGACCGCACGCGATCAAGCACCGGCTCCCGGTGCGGCTGCACGTCGGCACGGCGGAAGTGATGGCGACGGTCTCGCTCCTCGACTGCGACACTGTTCCCCCCGGTCAGTGGGGGCTCGCCCAACTTTTCCTCGAAGACCCGGTGACCGTCGTGTGGGGCCAACCGTTCGTCGTGCGCGACTCGTCGGCCGAGCGCACGCTCGGCGGCGGTCAGGTGCTTCAGCCGAGTGCCGCCAAGGTGCGGCGGCGGCACACCGAGGCCATCGAGCAGATCGAGCGCTTGTGGTCGGACGCCCCCGAAACGCGAGCCCTCGCGACGGCGTGGTTCGCCGAGTTCCACGGGCTCACCCCGGACGACCTCGTGCGTGCCGCGGGCGCGGAGCCCGAGCACGTGGAACTTCTGGTAAGCGGGCTGATCAGCGCGGGGAAGCTGACCCCGATCACGCTCGCGGCCAACCACACCCTTCTGGTCCACCCGGACCGCATCGCGGAACTGGAAACGCGCATCCTCGGTACGCTCGCCGTGCTGCACGCCGATCACCCGCTGGTCACCAACCACGACCGGCAGAAGGTGCTCGCCCGGCTCGACTACGTCGGCGACGAGCAACTGCTCCAGGCGGTCACAGACCGCCTGATCCGCGCGAAAAAGGTCGTCGGAGACGCGCGGCGGATCGCCCGGGCCGACTTCAAGCCGAAGCTGAGCGCGAACCAGCGGAAGCTGAAAGACAAGATCGTGGACGCGCACGCGGCGAGCGGGTTCACGCCGCCGGAGCCGAAGGAGTTCGCGAACCAGGCCGGCGGCAACGCGGCGGCCCTCGGTGACATCTTCGAGGTCGCGTGCGCCGAGGGGTTCCTCGTGCGCATCACTTCCGAGTTCTACCTCTCCGCAGAAGCGGAGGCCGAGATGCGCCGGCGGGTGACGGAACGTTTGACGGGCGGCCCCGGTGCTACGGTGGCCGAGATCCGGGACCTCCTCGGCACCACCCGAAAGTACGCGGTGCCGGTGTGCGAGTACCTCGACCGCATCGGCTTAACCAGGCGGGCCGGAGACCTGCGGGTGCTCGTGCGGTAG
- a CDS encoding serine/threonine protein kinase — MAAIAPISVADLLALIRKSGILSPARVAELPAHDALPADPQSAAAALIQRGFLTKFQSSQLLAGRHKGFRIGPYVILDLLGRGGMGAVYLADRHELRRKAAIKILAPVKGEGAQLSVERFLREGRAAGALDHPNIVRVFDVLNYQNTYCLVMEHVDGETLQQYVDREGAMPVALAAECVAQAAAGLQHAHERGFIHRDIKPGNLIRNREGVVKVLDMGLARSGDEQDKLTELLDRGAVVGTADFIAPEQAINSPHTDGRADIYSLGATLYTLLAGRPPFDGNTTQKLMQHQLRAAAPLASIRPDLPPQLTAVVARMLAKKPSDRYQSGVEVVAALAPWTENSERVAAALAHTNQGKSAPVLARVSPSSAVLGAAASGDPASSHIVDDPSGATAGTVELSAGDTMRDSPAPARAPGKWEPRRRRRLVVAALAAGLLVAAGVAVWLGTGGEKPSDRATRSPAPAHEVAPNVQPAPQQLATPPKTSPAPKTTPSVAGTEHLRAALAPADLKPFVERVGLKVDPADANKKAPFLVTRSGDGTLPPDWSARCWNKDSEMELFTTVHDARPAVGLRTASGPGSAMLFSARLDAPSAVVRLKVEYAAPVRDKAVTIKFKPDDARPAWEVVRPAVGTGWRTEERLIDLRGASGGLLEFHNSDPAGTLYLGNITVVEPNPAETGREWVNWSADLLPGFDMTKRGHTTTAGTDPDLKLKGVTLGAWKPDTVSTWRGGTIAGARTIGFTNLNEPVSAQIAFRLEEKDEMGLAFARGEHLRLEVTYRTTGTGHGAAYFQNLDDRKWIGRTLLPNSNGSWKTVEVVVTRGTSPLRCQVDALAVGAENRLHIRSVKLTGFGTPNN; from the coding sequence ATGGCAGCCATCGCCCCGATCTCTGTTGCCGATCTGCTGGCACTGATCCGCAAGAGCGGCATTCTGTCTCCGGCTCGGGTCGCAGAGCTGCCGGCCCACGATGCGCTCCCGGCCGACCCGCAGTCCGCCGCCGCGGCGCTGATCCAGCGCGGCTTCCTCACCAAATTTCAGTCCTCCCAACTGCTCGCCGGGCGCCACAAAGGGTTCCGGATCGGGCCGTATGTCATCCTGGACCTGCTCGGGCGCGGCGGGATGGGCGCCGTGTACCTCGCAGACCGTCACGAGCTGCGGCGCAAGGCGGCGATCAAGATCCTGGCGCCGGTCAAGGGCGAGGGCGCGCAACTGTCGGTCGAGCGGTTCCTGCGCGAGGGCCGGGCGGCCGGCGCGCTGGACCACCCGAACATCGTCCGCGTGTTCGACGTGCTGAACTACCAGAACACCTACTGTCTGGTGATGGAGCACGTGGACGGCGAGACGCTTCAGCAGTACGTGGACCGCGAGGGCGCGATGCCGGTCGCGCTGGCGGCCGAGTGCGTCGCCCAGGCCGCGGCCGGGCTCCAGCACGCGCACGAGCGCGGGTTCATCCACCGCGACATCAAGCCCGGCAACCTGATTCGCAACCGCGAGGGCGTGGTGAAGGTGCTGGACATGGGGCTGGCCCGGTCCGGCGACGAACAGGACAAACTCACCGAGCTGCTCGACCGCGGGGCGGTGGTCGGGACCGCCGATTTCATCGCTCCCGAACAGGCCATCAACAGCCCGCACACCGACGGCCGCGCCGACATTTACAGCCTGGGCGCGACGCTCTACACGCTCCTGGCCGGCCGGCCGCCGTTCGACGGCAACACCACCCAGAAGCTGATGCAGCACCAGCTCCGCGCCGCCGCCCCGCTCGCCAGCATCCGCCCCGACCTGCCGCCGCAACTGACGGCGGTGGTGGCTCGGATGCTGGCCAAGAAACCGTCCGACCGATACCAGAGCGGTGTGGAAGTCGTTGCGGCGCTCGCGCCGTGGACCGAGAACAGCGAGCGGGTCGCCGCGGCACTGGCGCACACCAACCAGGGGAAGAGCGCCCCCGTTCTCGCGCGCGTGAGCCCCAGCAGCGCGGTGCTGGGGGCCGCGGCGTCCGGCGATCCGGCTTCGTCACACATCGTCGACGACCCCTCCGGGGCGACCGCGGGAACGGTCGAGCTGAGTGCCGGCGACACGATGCGCGACAGCCCCGCGCCCGCGCGGGCTCCGGGCAAATGGGAGCCGCGGCGGCGCCGGCGGCTGGTGGTTGCGGCGCTCGCGGCGGGTCTTCTCGTGGCCGCAGGCGTCGCGGTGTGGCTGGGAACCGGTGGGGAGAAACCGTCGGACCGAGCCACCCGTTCGCCGGCGCCCGCGCATGAGGTTGCCCCGAACGTTCAGCCGGCCCCGCAGCAATTGGCGACGCCTCCGAAGACGTCCCCGGCTCCAAAAACGACACCTTCGGTCGCCGGTACGGAGCACCTTCGCGCCGCGCTCGCCCCCGCGGACCTCAAGCCCTTCGTGGAGCGCGTCGGGCTGAAGGTCGATCCGGCGGACGCGAACAAGAAAGCGCCGTTCCTCGTCACACGGTCGGGCGACGGGACGCTGCCACCGGACTGGTCCGCGCGGTGCTGGAACAAGGACTCCGAGATGGAGCTGTTCACCACGGTCCACGACGCGCGGCCGGCGGTCGGGTTGCGGACCGCCAGCGGCCCGGGGTCGGCGATGCTCTTCAGCGCGCGGCTCGACGCGCCCTCGGCAGTTGTGCGGTTGAAGGTCGAGTACGCGGCCCCGGTGCGCGACAAGGCGGTAACGATCAAATTCAAACCCGACGACGCGCGTCCGGCGTGGGAGGTGGTCCGGCCGGCCGTCGGCACCGGGTGGCGGACGGAGGAGCGGTTAATCGACCTGCGCGGCGCGAGCGGCGGGCTGCTCGAGTTCCACAACAGTGACCCCGCCGGAACGCTCTACCTCGGGAACATCACGGTTGTGGAACCGAACCCGGCCGAAACCGGTCGCGAGTGGGTCAACTGGTCGGCCGATCTCCTGCCCGGCTTCGACATGACGAAGCGCGGGCACACCACCACCGCAGGCACGGACCCGGATCTCAAGTTGAAGGGCGTCACCTTGGGTGCGTGGAAGCCCGACACGGTGAGCACGTGGCGCGGCGGCACCATCGCGGGCGCTCGCACCATCGGGTTCACCAACTTGAACGAACCGGTTTCGGCCCAGATCGCCTTCCGGCTCGAAGAGAAGGACGAGATGGGTTTGGCGTTCGCGAGGGGCGAGCACCTGCGGCTCGAGGTCACCTACCGCACCACCGGAACCGGGCACGGGGCCGCATACTTCCAGAACCTCGACGACCGCAAATGGATCGGTCGCACGCTCCTCCCGAACTCGAACGGGAGCTGGAAAACGGTCGAAGTGGTGGTGACGCGCGGGACCAGCCCGTTGCGGTGTCAGGTGGACGCGCTCGCGGTCGGCGCCGAGAACCGCCTCCACATCCGTTCGGTTAAGCTCACCGGGTTCGGAACGCCCAACAACTGA
- a CDS encoding UbiX family flavin prenyltransferase: protein MAASDLVVAFTGASGSPYGLRLVEVLLRAGRTVHLTISPAAVEVLETESGRTVALAPGAFDPAALLGARGNGLDLSQLRYHHFRDFRAGIASGSFLTGGMAICPCSLGTLAAVAHGVSENVIHRAADVHLKERRKLVLVPRETPLGLIALRNMVTVTEAGAVVLPAMPAFYTRPERIEDMVDFVVGRVCDQLGVAHGLVRRWGETGGE, encoded by the coding sequence ATGGCCGCGTCGGACTTGGTTGTAGCGTTCACGGGAGCGAGCGGGTCGCCTTACGGGCTGCGCCTGGTCGAGGTGCTGCTCCGCGCCGGGCGCACGGTTCACCTCACGATCAGCCCGGCCGCGGTCGAGGTGCTGGAAACCGAATCGGGCCGCACCGTCGCCCTGGCCCCGGGCGCGTTCGACCCGGCGGCACTGCTCGGGGCACGCGGGAACGGGTTGGACCTGTCACAGCTCCGGTATCACCACTTCCGCGATTTCCGGGCCGGGATCGCGAGCGGTTCGTTCCTGACCGGCGGGATGGCGATCTGCCCGTGCAGTTTGGGAACGCTGGCCGCGGTCGCGCACGGGGTGTCGGAGAACGTGATCCACCGCGCCGCCGACGTTCACCTGAAAGAGCGCCGCAAGCTGGTGCTGGTGCCCCGCGAAACGCCCCTCGGGCTGATCGCGCTGCGCAACATGGTCACGGTCACCGAGGCCGGGGCCGTCGTGCTGCCCGCGATGCCCGCGTTCTACACGCGACCGGAGCGAATCGAAGACATGGTGGATTTTGTCGTGGGCCGGGTCTGCGACCAACTCGGCGTGGCGCACGGGTTGGTCCGCCGGTGGGGAGAAACGGGGGGCGAATAG
- a CDS encoding DUF1570 domain-containing protein: MRTAVTVVLVALGSAAAQPEGPAAGLSKWPFDEVTLANGSKLEGLILYELPDGIEFRSVSRPPGRPTVTLTSFLSKAEVARVRKMTDQERAFLKEKLAELDPSGEGERRRMESLELVPADWPEKPRAAKLYDSDYFTLVSTGTEEFTRRSAVRLEQIYTAFARFLPPTVKTARPTQIMLATDPEEYRAILGGAKVLNPAVYDATRNRVLCGSDLTTLGNELQSARVHHAQQLAGLDRYETGVRKLYRGDELGRHLRAIEVERKRVFVAEANNGYKFDTATGKLLFALLYHEAFHAYVSTFVYPPLKPAQVKAGEGTGELPRWLNEGLAQVFETAVVEAGELRADHPDKERLQRAKDWLKGKDGGALVPLGSILVTGRDAFLASHADQKAASDRAYLSSWALAHYLTFDRRLIGTKAFNDYLAAVNSGDDPKQAFAALVGKDLDAFEKDWHTYLARLQPNGTLTK, from the coding sequence ATGCGCACCGCCGTCACCGTCGTTCTCGTCGCCCTTGGCTCTGCGGCGGCTCAACCGGAGGGGCCGGCCGCCGGGCTGTCCAAGTGGCCGTTCGACGAGGTCACGCTCGCCAACGGGTCGAAGCTGGAAGGGCTGATCCTGTACGAACTGCCCGACGGGATCGAGTTCCGTTCGGTGTCGCGCCCGCCCGGCCGCCCGACGGTCACGCTGACCAGCTTCCTGAGCAAGGCCGAGGTCGCCCGGGTTCGGAAGATGACCGACCAGGAGCGGGCGTTCCTGAAGGAGAAGCTCGCGGAACTCGACCCGAGCGGGGAAGGGGAGCGGCGGCGGATGGAGTCGCTCGAACTGGTCCCCGCGGACTGGCCCGAGAAGCCCCGGGCCGCGAAGCTGTACGACTCCGATTACTTCACGCTGGTGAGCACCGGGACCGAGGAGTTCACCCGTCGCTCGGCGGTGCGGCTCGAACAGATATACACCGCGTTCGCGCGGTTCCTGCCGCCGACCGTGAAGACCGCCCGGCCCACGCAAATCATGCTCGCGACCGATCCGGAGGAGTACCGTGCGATCCTGGGTGGGGCGAAAGTCCTGAACCCGGCGGTGTACGATGCGACCCGTAACCGGGTGCTGTGCGGCAGCGATCTGACCACGCTCGGGAACGAACTCCAGTCGGCGCGCGTTCATCACGCCCAGCAGCTCGCGGGGCTGGACCGGTACGAAACCGGCGTGCGCAAACTGTACCGGGGGGACGAACTGGGCCGGCACCTCCGGGCGATCGAGGTCGAGCGGAAGCGGGTGTTCGTGGCGGAAGCCAACAACGGGTACAAGTTCGACACCGCGACCGGGAAGCTGCTCTTCGCCCTCCTGTACCACGAGGCGTTTCACGCCTACGTGTCCACGTTCGTGTACCCGCCGCTCAAGCCGGCCCAGGTGAAAGCCGGGGAGGGCACCGGCGAACTCCCGCGGTGGCTCAACGAGGGGCTCGCCCAGGTGTTCGAAACAGCGGTGGTCGAGGCCGGCGAACTCCGCGCCGACCACCCGGATAAGGAACGACTGCAGCGCGCGAAGGACTGGCTGAAGGGCAAGGACGGCGGTGCGCTCGTGCCGCTCGGGAGCATCCTGGTGACCGGCCGTGATGCGTTCCTGGCGTCACACGCGGACCAGAAGGCGGCTTCCGACCGGGCGTATCTCTCGTCCTGGGCTCTGGCCCACTACCTGACCTTCGACCGCCGCCTGATCGGCACCAAAGCGTTCAACGACTACCTCGCGGCCGTGAACAGCGGCGACGATCCGAAGCAGGCGTTTGCGGCGCTCGTGGGTAAGGATCTGGACGCGTTCGAGAAGGACTGGCACACCTACCTGGCCCGTCTACAACCGAACGGCACGCTGACCAAATAG
- a CDS encoding SMI1/KNR4 family protein, translating to MRKLWARIKAALRASAPDRLAVLAGGATPEVIADAETRLGVTLPVDVRESYAVHNGSGDADVLAHRTMGLIDVPLLSLDAVVRDREMWLGWWEDGSFDDRRADPRGPVRAQWWCRGWVPVTWDGGGDHLCIDLDPASGGVSGQVIYFCHEVGPVEVVAPSWRAYLEGYAADLESGRLRFEGGELVALG from the coding sequence GTGCGAAAGCTGTGGGCACGCATCAAGGCGGCGCTGAGGGCTTCGGCCCCGGATCGGCTCGCCGTCCTCGCTGGCGGAGCAACGCCCGAGGTCATCGCCGATGCCGAGACCCGGTTGGGCGTCACGCTGCCGGTCGACGTACGTGAGTCCTACGCGGTCCACAACGGCAGCGGCGATGCGGACGTTCTGGCGCACCGAACCATGGGCCTGATCGACGTGCCGCTACTCTCGCTCGACGCGGTGGTGCGCGACCGCGAGATGTGGCTCGGATGGTGGGAGGATGGCTCCTTCGATGACCGGCGGGCCGACCCGCGCGGCCCCGTCCGGGCGCAGTGGTGGTGTCGCGGGTGGGTGCCCGTCACGTGGGACGGAGGCGGCGACCACCTGTGCATCGACCTGGACCCGGCCTCCGGCGGCGTGTCGGGTCAGGTGATCTATTTCTGCCATGAGGTCGGGCCGGTAGAGGTCGTGGCCCCGAGCTGGCGGGCGTACCTGGAGGGGTACGCCGCGGATCTGGAGTCGGGGCGGCTGCGATTCGAGGGCGGCGAGTTGGTCGCCCTGGGGTAG
- a CDS encoding DedA family protein produces the protein MLEHLSESGYHYLGVFTALIASASVVPVPEELPVITAGIMVGHGDPPLRWYIMLPVLMAGVVIGDGSLYAVGRIWGRRLLQVGWVQRRIVTPEKREQIEKNFHDRGIMILLGARLLPGIRGPIFVMAGVLKVPLGRFMLADVIYAIPLVNIMFWLSYFLTDQVLYIFNKINEYKPLVVVAILSGIAGALIQKYVLSRGISTGEAPHVPGIIAKPAVAAAHAVEKVVDTVTGRHSEKPPAEGPQHDGAAEQEFGIRAQEPAPHQSADGRKGEDRGK, from the coding sequence ATGCTCGAACACCTCAGCGAGTCCGGTTACCACTACCTCGGCGTGTTCACCGCGCTGATCGCGTCGGCGTCGGTCGTCCCGGTCCCGGAGGAACTGCCCGTCATCACCGCCGGCATTATGGTGGGCCACGGCGACCCGCCGCTGCGGTGGTACATCATGCTCCCGGTGCTGATGGCCGGGGTGGTGATCGGCGACGGCTCGCTGTACGCCGTGGGCCGCATCTGGGGCCGGCGGCTGCTGCAAGTGGGCTGGGTGCAGCGGCGGATCGTGACGCCCGAGAAGCGCGAGCAGATCGAGAAGAACTTCCACGACCGCGGCATCATGATCCTCCTCGGCGCGCGGCTGCTGCCGGGCATCCGCGGGCCGATCTTCGTCATGGCGGGGGTTCTGAAGGTGCCGCTCGGGCGGTTCATGCTGGCGGACGTGATCTACGCGATCCCGCTGGTCAACATCATGTTTTGGCTCTCGTACTTCCTCACCGACCAGGTGCTGTACATCTTCAACAAGATCAACGAGTACAAGCCGCTGGTGGTCGTCGCCATCCTGTCCGGGATCGCCGGGGCGCTGATCCAGAAGTACGTGCTGAGCCGGGGCATCTCGACCGGCGAGGCGCCGCACGTGCCCGGCATCATCGCGAAGCCCGCGGTGGCGGCGGCGCACGCGGTCGAGAAGGTGGTGGACACGGTGACCGGCCGGCACTCCGAGAAGCCGCCCGCCGAAGGGCCGCAACACGACGGCGCCGCCGAACAGGAGTTCGGCATCCGGGCGCAGGAGCCGGCACCGCACCAGTCGGCCGACGGCCGCAAGGGCGAAGACCGCGGCAAATGA
- a CDS encoding sugar phosphate isomerase/epimerase family protein — MKLGLINSAWAQAGKGTAFGIRQTKAIGFDSIDIFADPLDTDARERKLIRTECERAGLPVVSVACVAVGLIDFNPSVQRFHLSRCKAYLDLCYELGARNLLLVLGEYIWERQVIAPAEQWRAGVEHLKTLGDYAAGLGLDIALELEPFKLSLLNNVPSMVRFIDDVGHPAVRANIDVSHLHLAGSRPEELRALKGKAVHVHISDCDGKVHGDLPPGRGVVDFVPYLKEIAGLGISGAISIELEYSPEPEKIVEWVTEAYRATADLLQEAGIPRE; from the coding sequence ATGAAACTCGGACTGATCAACTCGGCGTGGGCGCAGGCGGGGAAGGGCACCGCCTTCGGCATCCGGCAGACGAAGGCCATCGGGTTCGACTCCATCGACATTTTCGCCGACCCGCTCGACACCGACGCCCGGGAGCGGAAGCTGATCCGCACGGAGTGCGAGCGGGCGGGGCTGCCGGTCGTCAGCGTCGCGTGCGTCGCGGTCGGGCTGATCGACTTCAACCCGAGCGTCCAGCGGTTCCACCTGTCGCGCTGCAAGGCGTACCTGGACCTGTGCTACGAACTCGGGGCGCGGAACCTGCTGCTGGTGCTCGGCGAGTACATCTGGGAGCGGCAGGTGATCGCGCCCGCGGAGCAGTGGCGTGCCGGCGTCGAGCACCTCAAAACGCTCGGCGACTACGCCGCCGGTCTGGGGCTGGACATCGCACTGGAGTTGGAGCCGTTCAAGCTGTCGCTCTTGAACAACGTGCCCAGCATGGTCCGGTTCATTGACGACGTGGGCCACCCGGCCGTGCGGGCGAACATCGACGTTTCGCACCTGCACCTCGCCGGCTCGCGGCCCGAAGAGCTGCGCGCGCTGAAGGGCAAGGCGGTCCACGTTCACATCAGCGATTGCGACGGTAAGGTTCACGGCGACCTGCCGCCGGGCCGCGGGGTGGTCGATTTCGTGCCGTATTTGAAGGAGATCGCCGGGCTGGGCATCAGCGGGGCAATCAGCATCGAGCTGGAGTATTCGCCGGAGCCCGAAAAAATCGTCGAGTGGGTAACGGAGGCGTACCGCGCTACGGCGGATTTGCTGCAAGAGGCCGGCATCCCGCGCGAATAA
- a CDS encoding TIGR00730 family Rossman fold protein: protein MADRVIETDLHKLSGEWQRKAGETALEAKKFLQGPQRRRFEFWQAVKIFRETIYGFRKLHFVGPCVTVFGSARFDEQHRYYQMARQAGRYLAESGFTVMTGGGPGIMEAANRGAKDVQGRSIGCNIVLPHEQKPNPYVDSWIDFEYFFVRKLMLVKYSYAFIVLPGGFGTLDELFEVATLIQTGKLEQFPVALMGVDYWKPLVDQLRLMVNEKTINSEDLDQLIVSDDPGEVVSGVTDLAMKRFGLTYGPECEPKWWLGERVGRWFRSRK from the coding sequence ATGGCAGACCGTGTGATTGAAACAGACCTCCACAAACTTTCGGGTGAGTGGCAGCGCAAGGCCGGTGAAACGGCCCTGGAGGCGAAAAAGTTTCTCCAGGGGCCGCAGCGCCGCCGGTTCGAGTTCTGGCAGGCCGTGAAGATCTTTCGCGAGACCATATACGGGTTCCGGAAGCTCCATTTCGTCGGCCCCTGCGTGACCGTCTTCGGGTCCGCGCGGTTCGACGAGCAGCACCGCTACTACCAGATGGCACGCCAGGCCGGGCGGTACCTGGCGGAGTCCGGGTTCACCGTGATGACCGGCGGCGGGCCGGGGATCATGGAGGCCGCGAACCGCGGCGCGAAGGACGTGCAGGGCCGCTCGATCGGGTGCAACATCGTGCTCCCGCACGAGCAGAAGCCGAACCCCTACGTCGATTCGTGGATCGACTTCGAGTACTTCTTCGTCCGCAAGCTGATGCTGGTGAAGTACAGCTACGCGTTCATCGTGCTGCCGGGCGGCTTCGGCACGCTCGACGAGCTGTTCGAGGTCGCGACCCTGATTCAGACGGGGAAGCTGGAGCAGTTCCCGGTGGCGCTGATGGGGGTGGACTACTGGAAGCCGCTGGTCGATCAGCTTCGGCTCATGGTGAACGAAAAGACCATCAACTCCGAAGACCTGGACCAGCTCATCGTGTCCGACGACCCCGGCGAGGTGGTGTCCGGGGTGACGGATCTGGCGATGAAGCGGTTCGGGCTCACCTACGGGCCGGAGTGCGAGCCGAAGTGGTGGCTCGGCGAGCGCGTCGGCCGGTGGTTCCGGAGCAGGAAGTAA
- a CDS encoding AAA family ATPase produces MKTRGLVVGKFYPPHRGHKLLIDTALAQADEVHVVVCARPGEHPPADVRARWIREIHPGATVHLIDDRYDPNDSRVWAAVCTALLGFAPEVVFTSESYGEPFAAHLGCRHVLVDRQRAAVPVSGTAVRADPFANWDFLDPPVRGFYARRVVLIGAESTGKTTLAADLAAALGTVWVPEYGREYWEQKAARGEPDVWAPEEFVTIARGQCEREDAAARRANRVLVCDTDAFATRVWHRRYMGSWSAEVDAVARAHRRPDLYLLTDINTPFFQDGTRDGERIRDWMHQTFVNELTTDNRSFVRVLGTPAERLATALDAINRLRSGAIVQNG; encoded by the coding sequence ATGAAGACGCGGGGACTGGTGGTCGGCAAGTTCTACCCGCCGCACCGGGGTCACAAGTTGCTCATCGACACAGCACTGGCCCAGGCGGACGAGGTCCACGTGGTTGTCTGCGCGCGGCCGGGGGAACACCCGCCCGCGGACGTGCGGGCGCGGTGGATTCGGGAGATCCACCCCGGCGCAACGGTCCACCTGATCGACGACCGGTACGACCCCAACGACTCGCGCGTGTGGGCCGCCGTCTGCACCGCCCTGCTCGGCTTCGCGCCCGAGGTGGTCTTCACCTCCGAGAGCTACGGCGAGCCCTTCGCGGCGCACCTCGGCTGCCGCCACGTGCTCGTCGATCGGCAGCGGGCCGCGGTTCCCGTCTCGGGCACCGCGGTGCGGGCGGACCCGTTCGCGAACTGGGACTTTCTCGACCCGCCCGTTCGCGGCTTTTACGCGCGGCGCGTCGTCCTGATCGGCGCCGAATCGACCGGCAAAACGACTCTCGCCGCCGACCTGGCCGCCGCGCTCGGGACGGTCTGGGTTCCGGAGTACGGCCGTGAATACTGGGAACAAAAGGCGGCCCGCGGCGAACCCGATGTGTGGGCGCCGGAGGAGTTCGTGACCATCGCGCGCGGGCAGTGCGAGCGCGAGGACGCCGCCGCGCGGCGGGCGAACCGGGTGCTGGTCTGCGACACCGACGCGTTCGCCACACGGGTGTGGCACCGGCGGTACATGGGCAGTTGGTCCGCCGAGGTGGACGCCGTGGCCCGCGCGCACCGCCGGCCCGACCTGTACCTCCTCACCGACATCAACACGCCGTTCTTCCAAGATGGCACCCGCGACGGCGAACGAATCCGCGACTGGATGCACCAAACCTTCGTGAACGAGCTGACCACCGATAACCGCTCCTTCGTGCGCGTCCTCGGAACACCGGCCGAGCGGCTCGCAACCGCGCTCGACGCGATTAATCGGCTGCGGTCCGGTGCGATCGTTCAGAACGGGTAG